A single region of the Salvia splendens isolate huo1 chromosome 18, SspV2, whole genome shotgun sequence genome encodes:
- the LOC121777539 gene encoding NADH dehydrogenase [ubiquinone] iron-sulfur protein 4, mitochondrial-like, with protein MASSLRRLASDSINISRSARAFSTESALVETKPGEIGTVSGIPQEHLRRKVMIFSPARTATQQGAGKVGRWKINFLSTQKWRNPLMGWTSTGDPYANVGDSARFDSQEAAVSFAERYGWEYTVKKHHTPLLKVKAYADNFKWKGPPKSEAS; from the exons ATGGCGAGCTCTCTTCGGCGGCTGGCGAGTGATTCCATTAACATTTCTCGATCGGCAAGAGCATTCTCCACGGAAAGCGCATTGGTCGAAACAAAACCCGGCGAGATCGGCACGGTTTCGGGCATCCCCCAAGAGCACCTCCGCCGAAAG GTTATGATATTCTCACCTGCCAGAACTGCTACTCAGCAAGGAGCTGGGAAGGTCGGTAGATGGAAAATCAATTTCTTGTCCACACAAAAGT GGAGGAATCCACTTATGGGTTGGACATCCACTGGAGACCCATATGCCAATGTTGGGGATTCTGCACGCTTTGACAGTCAAGAAGCTGCAGTATCATTTGCTGAGAGATATGGTTGGGAATACACT GTCAAGAAGCACCACACCCCATTATTGAAG GTGAAGGCATATGCAGACAACTTCAAATGGAAGGGCCCTCCTAAGTCTGAGGCGAGCTAA